In one window of Vulpes vulpes isolate BD-2025 chromosome 1, VulVul3, whole genome shotgun sequence DNA:
- the LOC112913727 gene encoding DLA class I histocompatibility antigen, A9/A9 alpha chain: protein MKVVMPRALLVLLSAALAVTPTRAGSHSLRYVYTSVSRPGRGDPRFMIVGYVDDTQFVRFDSDSATGRMEPRAPWVEQEGPEYWDRQTRMAWDTARRYRVDLDTLRGYYNQSEAGSHTRQTMYGCDLGPGGRLLRGYRQEAYDGADYLALNEDLRSWTAADTAAQITRRKSEAAGAAEHLRNYLEMTCVEWLGKYLEMGKETLLRAEPPSTRVTRHPVSDHEVTLRCWALGFYPAEITLTWQRDGEDQTQDTELVDTRPAGDGTFQKWAAVVVPSGQEQRYTCHVQHEGLAEPVTRRWEPSPLSTIVVVSIAAVVLLVVSGVIGAVIWRKQHSGGKGPGYSHAARDDSAQGSDVSLTAPRV from the exons ATGAAGGTGGTGATGCCGCGAGCCCTCCTCGTGCTGCTGTCGGCGGCCCTGGCCGTGACCCCGACCCGGGCGG GCTCCCACTCCCTGAGGTATGTCTACACCTCCGTGTCCCGGCCCGGCCGCGGGGACCCCCGCTTCATGATCGTCGGCTACGTGGACGACACGCAGTTCGTGCGGTTCGACAGCGACTCGGCCACGGGGAGGATGGAGCCGCGGGCGCCGTGGGTGGAGCAGGAGGGGCCGGAGTATTGGGACCGGCAGACGCGGATGGCCTGGGACACCGCACGGAGGTACCGAGTGGACCTGGACACCCTGCGCGGCTACTACAACCAGAGCGAGGCCG GGTCTCACACCCGCCAGACCATGTACGGCTGTGACCTGGGGCCCGGCGGGCGCCTCCTCCGCGGGTACAGGCAGGAGGCCTACGACGGCGCCGATTACCTGGCCCTGAACGAGGACCTGCGCTCCTGGACCGCGGCGGACACGGCGGCGCAGATCACCCGGCGCAAGAGTGAGGCGGCAGGTGCTGCAGAGCACCTGAGGAACTACCTGGAGATGACGTGCGTGGAGTGGCTGGGGAAGTAcctggagatggggaaggagacgCTGCTGCGCGCAG AACCCCCCAGCACACGTGTGACCCGCCACCCCGTCTCTGACCATGAGGTCACCCTGAGGTGCTGGGCGCTGGGCTTCTACCCTGCGGAGATCACCCTGACCTGGCAGCGGGATGGGGAGGACCAGACCCAGGACACAGAGCTTGTGGACACCAGGCCTGCAGGAGATGGGACCTTCCAGAAGTGGGCGGCCGTGGTGGTGCCCTCTGGACAGGAGCAGAGATACACGTGCCACGTGCAGCATGAGGGGCTGGCGGAGCCTGTCACGCGGAGATGGG AGCCTTCCCCTCTGTCCACCATTGTTGTCGTCAGCATTGCTGCTGTGGTTCTCCTCGTGGTCTCTGGGGTGATTGGAGCTGTGATCTGGAGGAAGCAGCACTCAG GAGGAAAAGGACCAGGCTACTCTCATGCTGCAC GCGATGACAGTGCCCAGGGCTCTGATGTGTCTCTGACAGCTCCTAGAG TGTAA